gcagcgtaaattcttgctctaattgTAAGTTCACGTAGAAAagctggcacaggaggtacaaacacaacATCCTTGATGaatcctcattaaaaaaaaaaaaaaaaaaaattgagcagtGTCAGGACATAACATTGTCTCACTCACTCAATGACGTCATCAGATGTGCTTGGATGACCTGATGATTTTCCATGTCTTACCAAGcacactgtttctacaaaacatttatgccactcataaattgtaggcctacttggtatggaaattacgctgaactgttgttgccaacttcaattcttcaaaccaaaacatatAGTTAGCATGCTTGGGTGCAAGGCAGCCACTTTAACGCAACTACTGCTAGTGCTTCTTAGGGAGTGATTCAGCACTAGCGAACTACATGAGACAAAAATTTATGTATTTCCCTACAAGTTGACACTACAGGACATCAGGGATCCACCACAAAacaaaatgatgatgaatgaagatCAGCAGACCTTGGTTATGTGTGTGCACTCTACAGTCAGTTTGTTAGTTGGTATTTTCAGGCATTTGCTAGGCAGATGCTGGACTGCAACCAGTGCCGTCCCATCAACCATAGTTCAAGCACTTGCTTCATCACTTACACCAGTGACCAAGCCTTGCCtctacatctcccccccccccaccccccacccttccCCTACTGTTGTTTCATCTGCTACAGGATACAGCAACAGCGAGGAAGTTTGTGGGGAGGAGTGTGATGTACTGAGATACTAAACAAGAAGAGTTTGCAAGAGCTGGTAACAGAAGTACCATGGATGTCCCTCGACAGAAGAAACATTGCTGTGCGCACACCAATCACACTCCCAATGAGAATCACACCCCTGGAGTAACAGTGGCAACAAAAAGAGTGGTGTGTGCTTAAGTAACTGTGCTCGAGCAGATGAAGTCAGTTGAAAGCTGTAAGTCAGTCTAAGTCTTGCTAGGGAAGTTCCTGCAGAACATCTGTCATCTCTTTTGACTTATCGAGTGAGATAGAAACAGTGGTCAATAGACAGACAGTGGTTAGTCTTCAGTAGAGACTGAATGGCGAATAGAGTTATCATGCGTGGACAGAGACCACCTGCCTAGAAATTTGACTGAGTACTGTTAGTTTAAAACCGTTATTTGAATAGTACATCAAAACAGAAGTTGTGCGGTCAATGCAGGACACATAGGCTAAACCTGCATTCTACAATTGCTGTAACCGGCATTATCAAACAAAGTGTagtaatatattttactattcactattctgtgttactttctacacctacacctacatctacatggatattcttcaaatcatatttaagtgcctggcagagggtttatcgaaccaccctcacaattctacattattccgatctcgtatagcatgcagaaagaacgaacacctatatctttccatacaagctctgatttcccttattttattgtagtgatcattcctccctatgtaggtcactgtcaacaaaatatttttatatttggaggagaaagttggcgattggaatttcatgagaagattctgtcacaatgaaaaatacctttcttttaatgatgtccagcccaaatactgtatcagttcagtgacactctctcccatatttcgtgataatacaaaatgtgctgcccttctttgaacttattcaatgtactccatcagtcctatctgataaggacctcacaccatgcagcagtattgtaaaagaggacggacaagcatagtgtaggcagcctACTTAGtaaatctgtcacattttctaagtgtactgagaataaaacacagtctttggttagccttctccacaacattttctgtgtgttccttccaatttaagttgttcataattgtaattcctgggtatttatttgaatttacagcctttagatttgactgatttaccctataaccaaagtttaatgggttccttttagcactcgtttgGAACACCTTagtcttttcattatttatggtcaactgacaatttttgtaccattcatatatttattttaaatttttttgcaatttgtttagatcttctgatgattttattagtagataaatgacagtgtcacctgcaaacaacctaagacagctgctcagattgtctcccatcatttatatagataaggaacagcagaggacctataacactaccctggggaatgccaaaaatcatttctgttttactcaatgactttccatcagttattatgaactgtgacctctttgacaggaagtcacaaatccaatcacataactgaggcgatattccataagcacgcaatttcactacaagccacttgtgtggtacagtgtcaaaagccttctggaaattcagaaatacggaatcaatctgaaatcccttgtcaatagccggccgcggtggtctagcggttctggcgctgcagtccggaaccgcgggactgctacggtcgcaggttcgaatcctgcctcgggcatgggtgtgtgtgatgtccttaggttagttaggtttaagtagttctaagttctaggggacttatgacctaagatgttgagtcccatagtgctcagagccatttcaaccatttttttttcccttgtcagtagcactcaatacttcatgtgtataaagagctagatgtgtttacAAGAATGAtgtcttctaaacccatgttgactgtgtgtcaacagactgttttcttcaatgtaattaattatgtttgaacacaatatatgctccagaaacctactgcatatcgacattaatgatatgggcctgtaattaagtagattactcctattacctttcttgaatattggtgtgacctgtgcaactttctagttttTGGCTATGAAacagttgtacatgattgttaagtatggaggtaatgcatcagcatactctgaaaggaacctaattggtatacagtctgtaccagaagacttgctttaattaagtgatttaagttgcttcagtactccaaggacatttacttctatcttactcatattggcagctgttcttgattcgaattctggaatatgtactttgtcttcttttgtgaaggcattttggaaggctatgtttagtaactctcctttggcagcactgtctttgattgtatctccattgctatcatgcagagaaggcattgattgtttcttgccactaacatacttcgcatacggccagaatctctttggattttctgccaggtttcgagacaaagtttgattgtggaaactgttgtaagcatctcgcattgaagtccacactaaatttcgagcttctataaaagatcgccaatcttggggagttTGCATCTGTTCGAATTTGTCATGTTTGCTTCGTTGTGTGTATATGGGGGTGGGAGGGTATGCATGCACTATCATAGAACCCATGCATCCATCCTACCAGGACATCTTTATTCAGCAGGAGTGAGATTTTCATCAAAGTGGACACCCCCAGTCCACAACATAACAACATGTTTTAAAACTCAAGTGAAATAATTTCTTCAGTTCCATGTTGGAAATATGTTACGAGATAACTCACTGAAATCGATGGAAGGTAGTTTAAACTGTTCATATATAATTACTTTAGACTTGCTTCTATGTGTTTTTATGATTGTTAAGTCAATAAAACGCATTGTCAAGTATGAAATCTGCCCATATACACAGGATATGAATGTTCTTACCCAATCAAGCTACTATTGTTGGAATTTTCCATAGTTTCCACAAATTCTTCTTACTAACAGAGCATGGAGGAGAGCCTGTTTCCATATTAACACTTGTGTAATTGAATCAATGCTTAAGTTGTGTATTTGCTGTTGTTGTTCAGATACTCTGCAGCAATTTCacagttccattttttttttaaataatttacagaaatgttgGGACAATTTGTATAACATTATGTCATTGACTCAGATGTCAAATTAATTCTAGTACAgaaaagtaaatactgatgtaaagaTTTTAGATTTTTTTGGTGAAGATTTAAAGTCAATACATCAATCATAACAGTTCTTGTTTTGGCAACCCTATATGGCATAATGTTCAGTGATGTATTATACAAATGTTTTTAGTAAAAAAACtacttatttgaataaaaattgtataaattttatttgtgaaaTGACTCTGCTCTGTACATCTGCATGTTAGTAAGAGCAATGTAAATTTTAAAGCTTTTAAGATTAGAATAATGTGTCACACCCTCAGTTTActtgtaaatataaataaatacaaacaaCATACATTCTCTATTATGAATAATACTACTGTGTACAAATCAATGATTTATCCAGTAAGATATTTAAAGAATTTAGAGCAAGAACTATACACAATATAGCAGTCTATCTTTCATTCTCACCAAGCATGAGAGAGAAGTCCAACTTACAGAAGGTCAGACGCCGTTTGGAAAATTTTTCTCCTAAACATTTTTGCAGTATCATGTTATTCCATGTCTTAAAAGATACATGCAGTTTTCCAATTTGTTATGCTCATACAAGTACATGCACTAGACACTAATATAGTGATAAAAGATACCTGTTCCATTGGTAATTATACTAAACACTACTGTAAAAATGgttaaatatgttttactttcattttccaACTTCAGCACAAACATTTCTCATGGAAAACTTCCCTCTTGATCTTATATATAATATGTTCAgggcatcatatttttcattagcaaaatatttttcattacCAAAAATATTATTTCTTACCATTTTCTCATGTCAAATTAAGTGATTCTTAGTCCAGGCACATGCactgttttgttcacaaaatacttggCTGCATGTAGTTCAAATACACAGTCCCTGTACAAAAACAAGCATACTTCATAATAGTTTTCATAATATTACTTTTATGTGTTGTACTCATCCAGAACATTGTTCTGATAGCCAATATTCTGAAATAAATTACTATTTAACCACCAATCTCCTTAAAATGCAAGATCATGGCATATTTGGTATCAAATCACATTTGTGTAGGAAATCCACTGATAAACCAATAAATAGATGagtcaataaattaaaaatatttaacacaaaaaagtAAATCTCTGCTTTTATAATGACTAGAATAGTAGCAGAAGTACAtccatgcaataaataaataaacaaatgaactGATGCTCTGCAAAACTGTCTTTGGTCACATATATAATCAGCTTAAAATTCCGTAGCTCATATTGTAGTCCTCTTCAGATGGTTCTGTTTTGATCTTAACTTCCACTTGACTTAAAAGATGACTGTAGTCCACAGCTTCTGGTTCACAGTGTGGTTCTTGTTTGATTTTCTGCTTTACCTCTTTGATATTTATTCTTTGTGAGACCATTTTGCTCCATCGATCCTGAAATAGATTAAAATTCTTGTGATACCTGCTTTATTGTGTTTATTTGCATTCCAGTAATTGGTAATAATATGATATTTACATTCTTCAACTGCATTTAGTTTGTATGAAACCAAAGAAAATAAGCATAAATGCAAACTGTTTGAAACAATAAGAGCAACAGTTATCCAAACTAATATACCTTAATATTGTAATGAAAGAGATTGTTGTTACTCCTTTCTTTCTCAACACTGTGATGTTTATGATTTCCTTTACAGTTACAATGTCGACAACATGACTTGCACTCCTTTTTTATTCTGTAACAACAGATAACACTGGTGGttagaatgaaataaatatattaatatgGTCATGCACAGCTTACAATGAAAGAAATTTACTTCTGTTTCTTTGATGTAACTTTCTGATGAAAATTTCTCATATGTTTATTGTAATCACTTTTATCTATGTATATGCAGGAGCAAGCATCACATCGTAGACAATCTTCAAGTCGTATTTTTGTAAGTCCAACAGGCTTCTTCTCTGAAAGTTAAGGAAGCAAAAAAACTTTTAGTACAAGTTTTACCTTTGCTCTACCCTTATAAAAACACACACGACTAAAAAGATACATattacaaattttttatttcaaactctCTTCCTTTGGGTAACGATTTTCATTCACATTGTTTGCTCTAAAAAAAATAGTACAGGTAAAAGCTACCCAGTGTCTAAATTCCATGTGATCTCTGCCTCTGAACTTGTGACATTGTTCATTCATTtattccttgttccatagatcccaTCAAGGATAGAtagccttcagggatgtggaacaagtcaaggtaCTCAATACAAGGACATTAATACCACAAAAACTTAACCTTTCCAACATTAATAACACAAAAGTATCACTATGCAGTGCTGTTTAATACTATTTGTGCTTCATCACCTGAACATAAACAATTTAATATATGAGGGCCAGGCCAAAAGTAAAAAACTGTTGCTTCCTTAGGTATATAAATAGCTGCCATTTATATTGTATCTcgatatttaattgatcacttttgtattttttcaagAAGATAGTTACACGCAACAACAGAGACCTGTTTACAATATATTAATACTTGTCATGGGACTTTACAATCATTGTGTGTCTTTCTCAGGGCTAATTAACATGTAAGAGATTTACTATACAAAATTTTAAGATGTGACTAAAATGGACGAGATATTTAGAAATACAGGTCAACAGAAATACACAATTACAGTTGAAACAATACATGAACTTTAAATTTCTAAAAAGTTAATGAAGTTCTGACAGGATGTGAACTACCAGAAAAGAGAATGACCAGTCAACAAGTCACAAATGAAGGTTATACAGGCTTAAAATTAAATACACATTATTCATAACTGAGCAAcaaaagagaaaatgaaagaaaaggtaAGATAAATAAGAAAGTAATACACAAGTGAGAAAATTAGAAGTGTATTAAGTGAAAAGAAAAgacagaaagaaatacggtaaaGTGGAAAAATGGAGAGCAGATGAGAAATAGTAAATAAACAATGACAGAAGTGATTGAGCCTTATTGGTGGTGAGAATGAAGCAGATACTGTAGAAAAAAATTACTACCTGTAAGGTCTCAGTTACCATTGTTCAGGACAAGAATTCAAAGAGCATGTGAAATGAAGATAGCAACAAGGCAATGGCTATTGTGTTGCACAGTGTGCTTTGTGATAGCATATTTTATGGTGACATGTGAAGTTGAAGAGTTGGTGCACATCAAATGGTACATGCAGTGGGGTATCGCTGTTTAATAAGAGAGATTTTGCTGCTGATGGAGCTGTATTGGGAGTGATATGTCAGTGCATAGGACAAGTTTTGTGTTAGGGAAGGTCACAAGGAACTGAAGCATACAACAAGGTAATGGATTGAGGAGAAGCATATGTTCTAATCAGGATGTTGCAAATGTTGAGAGGGTGACAAGAAGCTACTCTAAGAGGTGTAGGAACAATAATTGGGTTGTCATTTGGAATAATAATTCAAGGAAACATAACTCTAATAGAGAAGCTGATCAGTACTTCCCAGGCCAGAACAGTATAAGTATAGTGTAGTTCCTAGTGGAGACAGTAGTTTCCTGGGTTGCTAGGATGGGATGAGAAACCTGTTAACGAATCAAGTTGCTGGGGTAATCATTAGTGAAGGCAGTGGTGGCATGTCTGCATACTCATGCAAGAAATTAGCATCTCACCAGATGCATTACCCAGATTCCCTACAAAGCTAGGTGACCAGATGATAATATCATCTAGTGTGTTTGAATACAGAATATTTTTGGATAAACCATTCTGCaagtagaaaatgctttacaacacAAAAAGAAGAAGATGCTATAATTCTTTAGGATGCCTTCCTTATATCTGCTGGAAGTCACAACATTCATGTTGACAATTATACAGAACAGAGACCAGCTCTTTGCAGAAACTCAGATTTTCACATACCCAATATCAGCCAAAAACTGCAACATATAGACTATTCATGCACAAAAATGAAGCAAAATGGACAAAATTATTCCAGGGGAAAACATTACAACACTTTACCTGACTATAttgaataaatgcaaaatatagtaCAATTCTTATCAGGTGTATCTCACAAATAAGTACTAATGTAGTGTTAAACAATGCACATGTCAGCCACCTATGAATACTATCAATCTTCAAAGacttttgtgacttcttcatgggtGTCAAGCCACTGACCTATGAGAAACCCCTTCAAGTGGTGGAACATGTGGAAGGTGCACGTTTTATGGTGGGTAGtccattccctcccatacagaGGATCTAATTAATACTTTGAGTTTGAACAGCAGAATGGGGATGTGCAGTATCAAAATCCATTACCTGTAGGCCATATTGTTTATTCACTGCTCATCAAAGCATCCTGAAGGTTGAACATACACATCTGGAGTTATCTGTCATTCTTTGTGGTATCAAATCAACTACAGAAGATCAAACCCATCTAAAAACATGACTGCCATAATCCTGCATGTGGAAATTGTTTGTTCGGCTTTCACATTAGCTGGGAATTTTTATGTCACTATTGCATTTACTGTTGCTTTGCTCTTGGAGTTGAGGCAAACGTGTCTCATCCACAGTGGAAATGTAGTCCACGTCACCTCTGTCCTCATTGTCTTGAATCAGAAATTTCAAAGCACAGACCATTCTCCTATTTAATAATCCTCAACAAGCAGCCTGGGAATGCATCACATATTGTGGTTAAGTTTTTACTGTTCATACATGTTCACattcaacctattaatgaggcttatcaaaagttaaataatagtgcactggccaaatagctgtgtaatattgggggcttgtgaacactgaaagtaaaagactgtgaaatgcaactgtgcatctgttggctacatcaCTTACAGTAGACAGTAGTTGTACTTCCACAAcctatttttcagccagtacatcgacaccgaggacaaACAAGTGAAGAATTAAAGAAGGCGAACTGCTAAAAGCTGTGCCGACAAAAATAATTTGTGATTACAGAAGGCTAGTTCTACTGTGGCTCGTCATGAACATTGTCCAGTCTGTTGTTGAACAATCTTACCCATTAATACAATTTGCTTTTATTCATAGCATTGGACTGTACCTCCAGTACCATGCCCATCAGTAAGCCATTCCTGGTAGAATTCGGTAGAAGTAACTGGTTAAGTTTTGTAATTTAATCGGTGGAGACAAGCCATCATCCAGTCACATGTCTACTTTATACTACATGTCCTAACTACATTCCCTCTTTTGTAGAAGAACTTGCTGCACACAAAAATCAAGTGTGTGTAAAGAAGCATAATTATCTATATGCGTGGCCTTCAAAAACATGGTGAACGAAATGGGATGAGATAAGGCTGCTAAGGCTGAGCTTGTAAGACCACTTTCCCCCTAAGGCAGTTCAGAGTCCTGGGTGTACCAAAACAAGCACCATAATCCAACACTACACCGGACCATTTAGATGACCAAAACAATTACACTATCTGCAGtccagattttattttcaaaaacaacaTGTAGCATTTTGATCATGATTTGTAGGCAACCAAAAGTGATGAGgcccatatttttgtataaatggcATCCAACTAAAAAGTGCTTCCAGAAAGAAATGCACAGTGTGAGCACCTTTGTGAAATGGGGAAT
This Schistocerca nitens isolate TAMUIC-IGC-003100 chromosome 1, iqSchNite1.1, whole genome shotgun sequence DNA region includes the following protein-coding sequences:
- the LOC126199154 gene encoding zinc finger protein 625-like isoform X1 — protein: MAIGTEAAAGYGAEPSRLNVDGDGVRDASLPEKELHQCPKCKKAFAHGQILQLHIRVHEGGGQKTEDCTQVVTAVHEPGQSSSSAAESHPMQQQQQQQQQQQQLGLPQKKPVGLTKIRLEDCLRCDACSCIYIDKSDYNKHMRNFHQKVTSKKQKIKKECKSCCRHCNCKGNHKHHSVEKERSNNNLFHYNIKDRWSKMVSQRINIKEVKQKIKQEPHCEPEAVDYSHLLSQVEVKIKTEPSEEDYNMSYGILS
- the LOC126199154 gene encoding zinc finger protein 625-like isoform X2, with translation MTVTDWGPSVVPDATPTRELHQCPKCKKAFAHGQILQLHIRVHEGGGQKTEDCTQVVTAVHEPGQSSSSAAESHPMQQQQQQQQQQQQLGLPQKKPVGLTKIRLEDCLRCDACSCIYIDKSDYNKHMRNFHQKVTSKKQKIKKECKSCCRHCNCKGNHKHHSVEKERSNNNLFHYNIKDRWSKMVSQRINIKEVKQKIKQEPHCEPEAVDYSHLLSQVEVKIKTEPSEEDYNMSYGILS